A genomic segment from Defluviitalea raffinosedens encodes:
- a CDS encoding GAF domain-containing protein — MYIHKDIKAQTKQAFYEQLFLQFSGLIDGETDFIANLSNASAILFDHLENVNWSGFYLYKDHELVLGPFQGKPACVRIPIGKGVCGTAAKEQKSIIVEDVHKFEGHIACDEATASEIVIPMIKDEKFLGVLDIDSPVKARFSEEDEHYLSKFVAILLKGSNV; from the coding sequence ATGTATATCCATAAAGATATAAAAGCTCAGACCAAGCAAGCATTTTATGAACAGTTGTTTTTACAGTTTAGTGGATTGATTGATGGAGAAACTGATTTTATAGCAAATTTATCCAATGCATCGGCTATTTTGTTTGATCATTTGGAAAATGTGAATTGGTCAGGTTTTTATTTATACAAAGATCATGAACTGGTTTTAGGGCCTTTTCAGGGAAAGCCGGCTTGTGTGCGTATTCCGATAGGTAAAGGTGTGTGCGGAACAGCAGCTAAGGAGCAAAAGAGTATTATTGTAGAAGATGTTCATAAATTTGAAGGGCATATTGCCTGTGATGAAGCTACTGCATCAGAAATCGTAATACCTATGATTAAAGACGAAAAGTTTTTGGGGGTATTGGATATCGATAGTCCTGTAAAAGCAAGATTTTCAGAAGAAGATGAACATTATCTTAGTAAATTCGTAGCAATACTATTAAAGGGGTCTAATGTTTAA